CAGTGCAGGAAAACCCAGCTGGGCTCCACTGGGGGCCACATGAAGGTGGCATGCCCAGAACCTGAAGGGCTGTAAGATTTACCATCTATACTCATCTTCTCACTCTGCTGATTTAATCGGTTATCTTATTAAACCATTTGTGCTGTTGAGCCTTTCTTACTGAGATACAGAAAGAACCTAGGCTTATGGATCACCTTCTCCCAACCAATTCTTCACCCTACCCATTCCAATTCCCCTGGTGCAGAGCACATACCTAAGGGAGCATTTGCCCTCCTTCTCTAAGGCATACCTGTCAAAAAGCTCATATGCTACAAGAAAAGTTTAATCCAAAGAGGTTTTGGACATATTTATGCATTATACATTTAtagtgaatatatatatatgcatgcatGTATGAGTGTGTGAGTCTGgatatatattaatatacatacacatacagAGCATTGCCTACCCAAGTTCTCATAATCTACAGTTGTATAGTAAATGTTTGCACTGTGTCATTTTTACCTGCAGCCAAAAAAGGTCCtgaaaagccaaaacaaaatatAGTTTGTGTTCAGGAGGCTCCCAATAGTTTCCTCACTTTCCTGTCAACTTGGACAATGACTTTTTCAAAGACAGCccagaaaaatgtaaacaatCTGAAAATAATACTCAGCACTTCTTGGTATGTTCACAGTATAAAAGCAACCTTCTAAATATTGCAAAAAAAGACAAGCAAAATGTTTAAGTTCTAAGCTACTTCAGAGTTagttaagaataaaaaaagttaGTTACTTCAGAGTTagttaagaataaaaaaaaaaattaaaaacccacaGCAAAAAGAACTTACTTGTATGAGGTCTAAAATACCAAGCTCACTTTCTGAGGAATCCACACAGAAGACAAAATACAAGGTGGCATAGTGTCGGTAAATTAGTTTGTTATCAGACCCACCTATTAAtctaaagaggaaataaaacacGGAAAGTTTAGTTAGCATCTCAGGATAAGTTTAGCAAATCCTCACAGTTATTTCAATTAACAGGAGGCCTATTGTTAACATCTGGAGCTCTCCCAAATCCAACTACATTGCAAATTTGTTTTGCAATGTACTTCCAGTAGAAGACTAAGTAACAAGACAGACCAATTTACATTTACCACACAAGCAGTTACTGTTATCTCTATggataaaaatgacatcaactTGTGCACCTTTAAGAAAATCAATTCAAACAGATCACATAAAAGCAGGCATTAAATGTACCTCCATTCCACACTGCAGGCAAGCACTGCACAGAGATTAATCTGCTTTACAGATTAACAGTGTATGCCTATGAATCCTTCCCTTACCTTCTCAAAAGAGcatcaagaggaaaaaaaaatgtaatgaagACTGGCATTtggattacaaaaaaaaaaaaaaaaaaaaaaaagccttaaatTGGTTTATGATCCATTTAATAACCAAGAACATGTAACACTTATTCTACGAAACATTTGACATCTTGAGAAGTGGGATCATACTTGATGCAATGTTACAGAAGCAATCAGATTTTGATGCAATGTTACAGTCACAGAAGCAATCAGATTTTTATGCACTCACTAATCATCATGGCACCGAATGAGGTCTAAAGAGGCATGTTCTTCCAGTCTTCTGCTATGGCCTTACGAAAAAAGGCACGTAAAACAGTGTACATCTACATCAGATCACTGACATTTGCTCTGAGCTGTAAGAGATCCACTCGTAGAGagacaaaagtattttttaggCTGAACCTACATGGCCATGACTATCGTGATTTTTCCTTAATTCTGTACCAGAACTGAATCACCCATTTGGTGCAATGTAACTCATCCCTTTAGTTTCTGTCATTATCACAAGGAGAGAACacacagatttaaaaaacaaaaatcctttaGCTCACTTTTGTTTAAGCACATTGTGCTGCATTAATGCTTGgcagagagcagggagggggGTAGAGAAGGAGAACCCTTTGATTCTGAAGAGCAGGAATTACATTTATGTATTAGACAACACTGTTACAAACAAATAGGACAGTGAAAGACCTAGCAATTGAAGTTCCTTCTTTTGTCATCTACTGACCCATTCTTTCAAATACTTCATACTTGAAATACACACAGTTCTACACATAAACTATTGAGGCCTTTGGGTAAACTGCAAACTATAAAGTGAACCCtgtcctgaaaggaaaaaagagaaaaaaatattgaaatggtAACCCTGTAATTGAGCAGTAGGAGGAAAGACAGAATTCTGTTCTCTGTCTCAGTTTATTCTTGTCaagcagctgtgatttttaaaaagctccAAATGTCTTCTTCCTTTCACTTACAGAATTCAAGCCAGAATGTTTCCAACTTGAGATCATCTCCAAGAACCTGATGATAGAATCACCAGTTGAGTAGttgaaaaagaataatttaaattttaagaacagtatataaaaaaatcaggaatCATTTTGAGCAAGAAAAAAGACATCCTAGCTGATATGGTACAGCTAAGCATTTAATTGATTCTGAACACAGAAAATCCAGGTGTTAGCAGACCAACATTCAGTAACCAGAAATTCCCATAAATCCAATATTTAACAGACTATGACACTATCTGTCACAGACTGGAGATCATGAATTTATTCCATCAGTCCTGATCCCTTCTTCTAGAAGATGGCTTTTTATCGATTTCCTCTCAATGGCtaataaatacttaaaaataaaacacatctcAATTTCAGAATTTCTTCAGCTGAAGCAAGCTGACTTTCAAAAACAATGAAGATGAttcaaaagagatttttttttgtattttacagaGACAGAATACATAAGCCTCACTTTCCTCCTACcttgcttttcctttattaataaaatacctTGGTTGAAACTATACTAGTtagcacatttaaaaatatttttttttcttcctaattcaTAAAgcaaccccaaatcctgataAAAAGGCTGCAGAATCCTACTATCAAAGTCTGTCTTCTCAAATTTTATCTCAAGCCAAAGAACAGTTCCgaagtatttaattttctggAGATTTAGCTCATTTggtcagagcatggtgctaaaACCAGCAAGGCTGGCTGTGGATTCCTGTACAGGTCATTCACTTCAGACACCTTGTGGGTACCTTCAGAAtattgtgtgattctgtgagtcaCTGGGTATGGCAAATGCCAGTGCCTCTTAAAATGTGACCAGAAATCTTTAGCTTGATTCTAGTGAAAGAGTATCTGCCCGTTCCTTCCTCATCTTTGTATCTGAAACAACCATGACACTAGGTATGGCACTGTGGCCATTATagcactaggaaaaaaaaaatattgcccaAGACATTTGGTACACATAGCTACGCTTCAGTTAGTAAAGAATATGTACATATGCTGCAAAATTATATAATTGCTCATGTATCAACAAATCTCAAGTTACATAACAGTTACATTACAACATGAAAAGCTGTAGTgcaatcagaaataaaaatacctgaaaGCCAGTATTTGGCATTTATTTCAACTTGATACTTACAGTCCTCCTTCTAGAAAATTACAGACATTTTCATCACGTTTTGATACTAAATGGAAAGTTTCTCTGATAATTTGTTGCTGTGTATCTTCACTCTGTGAAAGCAAATACACTTTGTTAAAAAGGATTGACaatgaaaacagcacaaaagacTGTAAAACACAAAGTGTATCAGCACTCTCAATCTACTTCTGAAGCCTTAAAGCTGCCAGTTAACACGACATGGATTGTTTGTGTCATTTCAACACAAAAAGCCATTATTTACAAGTTGTACAAGAAGGTATTACTGAGAAATGTGGAAAACTGGGAACTTAGGTAAAAATTAGtctaaaaatagttttttcaaGTAAACCAGAAGTGCTCTCAagtagtttgatttttttttgtatcttcaATGTAGCCTGAACAGTTACAGGCATGCTTTGAAACTACTTTTATCCATAAACAGAGAATAAAATGAAGTCTCCAAAGCTTGAAGAGAGCAGGGAAGCTACAGACCCCACAATATTTAATACTTCCAAAAATTTCCTGAAATACAAGGGCACTGTGAGCAACAGGTTCTCCTAAGCCATGATCTTAACTCTTAGCAGATCAGAAACATCACTTCTGAGACAGAATTCTTCTGGCTCTTTAGAAACTTAATTTTGAACTTTGAAATTATGGCCATGGGTCTATATTCTGAAAGATGAAATGAAGacatatattttaattgttataaattatttttctaataacTGCAAAATATTATTAACTTCATTTTATTCAGTTTCTGTTCTCATATAAGATTTAGTATTATGAAAGAAGTACCTCTTTCATGGATCTGACCAAATTAATCTCTCTAGAAAGCATGAGATGCATCCCCTCACAGAAAAAAGCTGATTTGCCTGCAGTACCAGTTCAATTGACACTAAAGAATGCATAAGCTTTAAAAGGTCcacaaaaaaatttacattattgaaatcacacaaaaaaatacaatCTATACGATTGCACCTGCTTTTGTACACCAGAAAGTTTCTTCATTTGCTATTCACATTTTCTAAACTTCAAAGCATTTTGTTTATACAAACAGATTATTACCCTACTTTAAGCACTAAGAATTTGTCTAAGGACCAGTTATGAAACTAGTAGATCAGAATGGCTTTACAAGAATAATCTGGTATCCTCTGGCCATTTGTTCATCTCCTTTCCCTTCTACTTCAGTCATACATAAGAAGGACCTGTAGCAGTTAACATTCCTTTAATTCAGAACCTGACCGCGCAAACTGAAGTGTCACAGTCACCATTTCTGCTCTGAGGTGCACAAGTAAGATACATCCCTTCCGATGAACTATGAGTTCTCTAATAACCAGGACTGCAAGAAAGCGGCCACAAATCCAAGTAACTGCACTGCTAGAAGACGAGTTGTTGACCTTAAGAAATACCAACTGTTTTCTCGTATTTTAATGCCCAAGCATATTTGCTAGGAAATACAGTACGCTCAAAACATTATATTAAAATCTCTTATCCTTCAACTAAATCACGAGTTTGCACTGCACCTTTTTCCATTCAGATGGAGCGTTTgtgctgcattttcagagctgcCTGCCTTCTACCACGTAACTGAATGCTCTTTTCTAGTTCGTTACGTTGTTCACGTCAACTGCAATTTCACAGCACACTGAGACTTTCCGAAAGAAAAGGCTGTGTTTAAGAGCCCATCTCCCCTGCTCTGTCAGCCCTGCCGTAACAGAGGCACACAGCACCGCGCCAGACAGCGGAGCTTAGAGCGACGCTTCACACGGGAGCTCGGCGAGCCGAGCCCGCCGCCGGACAAGACTCGCTCCCTGCCTCTTCGCTTCACCTCGGCAGCTCCTAAAAGGCAACTCCTCATGTATGCGCTCTCAACACCGTCCCTTCCCCACGGcgctgccctgggcccggccctgccggctgcgccgggccggggggcCTCGCGTAcagccccgccgcccggcccacgcccggcccccgcccggccccggcccagCCATGGCACGGTCCCCGCCCGGCCATGGCACggtccccgcccggccccggcccagCCATGGCACGGTCCCCGCCCGGCCATAGCACggtccccgcccggccccggcccggccatGGCACGGTCCCCGCCCGGCCATAGCACggtccccgcccggccccgacCCGGCCCGGccaccgcccgccccgccgagccccggcccACCGTACATAGCGCTGGTAGAACTTGGAGAGCCGCGGCTTGCCGTGGTTGTTGAAGATGAGGATGGCTTTGATCATGGtgggggggcggcgggggccggcggcgggggccggACAAACCGCGCTGTGTCCCGCTCCCGGCCGTCCCTCCTCTCTCCCGCCCGCTCCCGCTCTCGGGCTGGTGCCGGCGGGGCGCGCGCACCACGTGACCGGCAGGGCGCGACCACTGCCGGCGGGACGGCTCGCGCCACACGTGACGCTACTGGCGTGCCACGTGACGGGAAGTCCGGCGTCCCACGAGGGACAAACCGCCTCGTTGAGCGGAGGCCGCTCTTCGCGCGGCGTCACTTCCCGCCGCCCGCGCAGCAGCCGTGCCATGGCGGAGCCCGGGGAGCTGCCGCCTCCCGCCGCGCCGCACGGCGGGGGCCGCAGCGACGGCGCGGAGGAGGCACAGGAAGGCGGTGCTCCGGCGGGGCCCGCTGAACCGGGCCCGCCCCCGGCCGGGTCGCCGGGCACTGAGGAGCCCGCGGGCGACGGGAGAAAGAAAAGTAATGGGGCGGGAGGCGTCcgccgggcggggggcgcggtGGCGGGTGCGGTGGCGGGCAGCCGTGGTGGCCCAGGGGCGGCGTGCGGGGGGCGCGGGCTgtgagcggcggggccgggcccgctgtGACGGGGCGCAACTCCCCGCAGTTGATGTGTTGCTGAAGGCCGTGGGCGACACCCCCATCATGAGGACCAAGAAGTGGGCGGTGGAGCGGACCCGGACCATCCAGGGCCTCGTGGAGTTCATCAAGAAGTTCCTCAAGCTGATGGCCTCCGAACAGC
Above is a window of Lonchura striata isolate bLonStr1 chromosome Z, bLonStr1.mat, whole genome shotgun sequence DNA encoding:
- the AP3S1 gene encoding AP-3 complex subunit sigma-1 isoform X2, with product MIKAILIFNNHGKPRLSKFYQRYSEDTQQQIIRETFHLVSKRDENVCNFLEGGLLIGGSDNKLIYRHYATLYFVFCVDSSESELGILDLIQVFVETLDKCFENVCELDLIFHVDKVHNILAEMVMGGMVLETNMNEIVTQIDAQNKLEKSETFIFQSPRQDR
- the ATG12 gene encoding ubiquitin-like protein ATG12 translates to MAEPGELPPPAAPHGGGRSDGAEEAQEGGAPAGPAEPGPPPAGSPGTEEPAGDGRKKIDVLLKAVGDTPIMRTKKWAVERTRTIQGLVEFIKKFLKLMASEQLFIYVNQSFAPSPDQEVGTLYECFGSDGKLVLHYCKTQAWG